The following coding sequences lie in one Ictalurus furcatus strain D&B chromosome 7, Billie_1.0, whole genome shotgun sequence genomic window:
- the LOC128610484 gene encoding centrosomal protein of 55 kDa-like — protein MGFKGAMKTFSKKLGFKSSGSKAVEAELEKLKKENAQLRMTLEDMSKQNGRLYPACPESDEAKMLEVPSGEIAILKEQLRDAQEKNQKWKVYDHERESCMQWNLARRIELEQQLNQAQRTLEQQHEETKSEGQSPASMQQEKQLQKSQREMEEERKRASRLQVELVELKAKYEEKSREVVRVQEELQVERRSWRQTLALRHEDQKRMAVLEQQIQLSARDFENEKQDRQSLQHLLHKVLKELRKARDQITRLESAEIHVHQSITFKKKKLQRETRFSEPSSCTRLDLDKTTNQDRILNPTSPLKSSNTLDERFLDCPICRASYPVSQHRKLLEHIDYCFN, from the exons ATGGGATTTAAAGGAGCCATGAAAACGTTTTCAAAGAAACTAGGATTTAAAAGCAGTGGCTCAAAGGCTGTAGAAGCTGAACTTGAGAAATTAAAGAAGGAAAATGCCCAGCTGAGGATGACCTTGGAGGACATGTCGAAACAAAATGGAAGGCTTTATCCTGCATGTCCTGAGTCAGATGAAGCCAAGATGCTGGAG GTTCCTTCAGGTGAGATCGCCATTCTCAAGGAGCAACTGCGAGAT GCTcaggaaaaaaatcagaaatggaAAGTTTATGACCATGAGAGAGAGTCCTGTATGCAGTGGAATCTGGCCAGACGTATAGAGCTCGAGCAGCAGTTAAACCAAGCCCAGCGAACACTAGAACAACAGCACGAAGAGACCAAATCAGAAG GTCAGTCACCTGCCTCCATGCAGCAGGAGAAGCAGCTGCAGAAGAGCCagagggagatggaggaggaacGCAAAAGAGCGAGCCGCCTACAGGTCGAGTTGGTGGAGCTGAAAGCCAAGTATGAAGAGAAGAGCCGTGAGGTGGTGCGAGTCCAGGAGGAGCTGCAAGTGGAGCGTAGAAGTTGGCGACAAACTTTAGCTTTACGGCATGAAGATCAGAAAAGAATGGCTGTTTTAGAGCAACAG ATCCAATTGTCTGCTAGAGACTTTGAGAACGAGAAACAGGACCGACAAAGTCTACAGCACCTGCTCCACAAAGTGCTGAAGGAGCTTCGCAAGGCTAGAGACCAAATCACACGCTTGGAGTCGGCGGAAATCCACGTTCACCAAAGtatcacttttaaaaaaaag AAACTGCAGCGAGAAACTCGGTTCTCTGAGCCAAGCTCATGCACCAGGCTGGATTTGGATAAGACGACCAATCAGGACCGTATCCTGAACCCCACATCTCCATTAAAGAGCTCCAACACATTGGATGAGCGCTTTCTGGACTGTCCCATCTGCAGGGCCTCATACCCTGTCAGCCAGCACAGAAAGCTCCTTGAACACATTGACTACTGCTTTAATTAA
- the LOC128610482 gene encoding killer cell immunoglobulin-like receptor 3DL1 produces MEFSPLAVMLLLISLTPVPHAQERPEAVLSVSPQSWLTEGDSVTLSCEITDSSTDWTFSWYREILYRDNDGRIMYRVVPLSDSSRGSGGSYTLSPAALNHTGVYMCRGKREERPFFTEYSLRQPLWITGESPPLSLIINPSRTQHFTRDSLSLSCEDQSNSTGWTVIRYTHSAIVSDCSWWGSVTGSTCKISFLYTSYTGVHWCESESGENSNPVNITVHDGDVILESPVHPVTEGHPLTLCCLYRYTKSSNLRADFYKDGSVLQNQTTGEMIIRTVSKSDEGFYHCKHPERRESPKSWVSVRGSGSRSSAGTVGVAVGLSVAFFFIILLILMILLWFCKIKKDVDAEPSGGDVTYSELVIKPQKKSMRIKEKASVGADTVYSELKLNTKTSLD; encoded by the exons ATGGAGTTCAGTCCACtcgctgtgatgctct TGCTGATTTCACTTACACCAGTGCCACATGCTCAAG AGAGACCAGAGGCAGTACTGAGTGTATCTCCACAGAGCTGGCTGACTGAAGGAGACTCAGTGACTCTAAGCTGTGAGATTACAGACTCCTCTACAGACTGGACATTCAGCTGGTACAGAGAGATTCTCTACAGAGACAATGATGGCCGTATCATGTATAGAGTGGTGCCCCTCtcagacagcagcagaggatCTGGAGGCTCCTACACTCTCAGTCCTGCTGCTCTTAATCACACAGGAGTTTATATGTgcagaggaaagagagaagaacGACCCTTTTTCACAGAGTACAGTCTTCGACAGCCACTATGGATCACTG GTGAATCTCCTCCACTGTCTCTGATCATCAATCCCAGCAGAACTCAACACTTTACTAgagactctctctcactgagctgTGAGGACCAGAGTAACTCTACTGGATGGACAGTGATTCGATACACACACAGTGCGATAGTGTCAGATTGTTCATGGTGGGGATCAGTTACAGGATCTACATGTAAAATCAGCTTCCTCTACACATCCTACACTGGAGTTCACTGGTGTGAGTCTGAATCTGGAGAAAACAGTAATCCTGTCAACATCACAGTGCATG ATGGTGATGTGATCCTGGAGAGTCCTGTCCATCCTGTGACTGAGGGACATCCTCTGACTCTATGCTGTTTATATCGCTACACAAAGTCCTCAAACCTCCGAGCTGATTTCTATAAAGATGGATCAGTTCTCCAGAACCAGACTACAGGAGAGATGATCATCCGAACTGTCTCAAAGTCAGATGAAGGTTTCTACCACTGTAAACACCCAGAGAGAAGAGAGTCACCGAAAAGCTGGGTCTCAGTCAGAG gCTCAGGTTCTAGATCCAGCGCTGGAACAGTAGGAGTGGCTGTGGGACTGAGTGTGGCCTTCttcttcattattttattaatcttaATGATCCTGCTGTGGTTCTGCAAAATAAAGAAAG ATGTTGATGCTGAACCCAGTGGTGGTGATGTGACTTATAGTGAACTTGtaataaaaccacagaaaaaaTCTATGAGAATAAAAG AAAAAGCCAGTGTTGGTGCTGATACTGTATActcagagctgaagctgaacaccAAG ACTTCACTGGACTGA